The genomic interval ATTGTAATTATCAGTCAAGATACTAAAAACCTCTGATTTTCCCGCACTAGTACCAAGTCTTAATGGAGGGTGGATGTTGGCCCAGAAAcaatttaatataaaacagaagatgacACATGGAAACTTTCAGAAGGAACACTTAAGTGTGATTAAATGAATCATAATAAACCACGGGTCCAAGAGATACATAAAGTTACATactgccccccccccgaaaatacaaaacaaaccaGCAAAAGCTGACTGCATTTACCACTGTTTTGCCATCGGAAGAGGTTCAGGCAGCAAGCTAGCTGCTACAACTGCCGTTACGGCAGTGCTACTTCCAGCATCACCGCAGCGCCAAGCCTGCAGCCTCCTTCCAGCGACACGACGCTACGGGCGATGCAGCCCAACGTCCTGCTATCAGCACAAAAGCCCCCCGGGgccctcctctgcagcagctctccttTTACATAACAGACCAGCTGGTGCTTCAGGTACACACAGCACGCCGGAGCAGGTGCTGCGCCGGCACGGGTATTCGGGCGGCGCGAGGAGCACAGCGGCCTCAGGGGCGCCCGGCACCAGCCTGGCCACCCCCGCCGCTGACCCTTCCGCGCGCAGCAGCTTGCTGAGGCGACGTTTTAAGGAGCAAACGGCGCACAGTCACTAATCGCTCCACCGCTGCCCCTCTAGTCCCACAACCGCGGCTCCTGCTTCCACGCTACCCTCGACCGCACTCCGACCACTCCCTGCCCCCGCCGCCATTTTCCGTGCTGAGTGGCGCCCGGGGGCGGGCCCGCCGCGGCCTGCCTGTTCCATCAGCAGCGCTGCCGCGGGGGGGAGGGAACGTGCGGCGCAGCGCTGGGGAGGCAAGGCAGCCCGCCCTCTTCCCATGACGTCAGGGAGCCCATTCCGCCTCCGGCTGCCCTCATCCGCGGCAGGTGGTGGTACAATCCCCGGTGCCTTAGGCCCCGCCCCTCGTCCCCTCCGCCGCGGTGGTAGAGGCGGCTCAGCGACAtccggctccggccccccgcGGCAGTTGGTACAGCCCGGGATCGCCCGGCAGCAGCGCAGGAGTCGTCGCAGCCCGCGGCCTCCCCCCGCGCTGGCCCAGTGGTAGCGGCCGCGATCGCTCCTATTCTCCAGCGCCGCTGCTCCCCCAGTCGGAGCTCGCTGCCGCCGCCGTCCCTAGGCGCCGCGTCTCTCCGATAGTGTATGAGTGATTTATAACCCTGCGCCCACCATGTCCACTCCGGCCCGTAGGCGCCTCATGCGGGACTTCAAGAGGTATCGAGGCCGCTGGCcgaggggaaagggaagggcgggcgggaggaggaagaagggctccgctccgccgggggaggagggggccAGCACAACATGGCGGCGGCGTAGGGCGCGCTCCGCTGATTGCGTAGCAGCGGGCCACGCCGCCTGGCAGCGGGTTACGCTGTTTGCGCAGGGGCGTGTAGCTACCTGCCCGGGTTACGCCAAGTGCGCAGGGtcggggccggggagggggcggctgTTGCCGTGGGGCGGGGGAGCCGGGCCAGGGCCGGGCGCCTGAGCCCTCCGTGTGCCCCGCAGGCTGCAGGAGGATCCCCCGGCCGGCGTGAGCGGGGCCCCCTCCGAAAACAACATCATGGTGTGGAACGCCGTTATCTTCGGGTGAGTGGGGCCGGGggtggcggggcgggggcgaGCCGAGCCGAGGCGCCGCGGGGTAACgctgtgctctgcttcttccctcCTCTAGGCCCGAGGGGACCCCCTTCGAGGACGGTAAGTGTGGCCGGAGGGCTGCGCTGCTGCTCGGGCCTCTCGGTAAAGGGTGGCTTGGCGCAGCCTGGGCAGGGCCCCACTATGCGCCCAGCAACAGGTGTGGGCCTGGGGTGGAGAAGGGACCAGTGCGGGGCTGCCTGGCAGGGCTCTGTCATGGGAGCCCGCCTGTGTGCAGCACCCGCGGCTTAAGTGAATCTCCTTCCTTCCCTACTTGTAAAACGTGGGATAGGTGTAGACTGCTGCCTTAATTTACAAAAACAAGTAAATTAGCCTGTAGACCttgatttatgaaaatatgcaaattagCTTGTAGAGGCTTGTTCATACTCACTAAATTAGACACTCAGTCTTATCTAATGCTCTGTTTTAAGGATGtcaggaggttttttttgttgttgaattCTGAATTGTGTTTTTAGAGGTACATAGTTGGAGCACTATCAAAAATCTGGTACCGATCTATTGTCATTATGAATGATTTATCTtgagttttatcttttttgacGCTGAAAATGATTTACAAGCAAGTTCCAGTGTGAGTCAGGTAACAAGGAAATGGACTGGGTATTTGAGGAAGTTCAGAACAGAAGTTTCTCTTTTTGCCATCTACTTTACTCTGCTACAGTCAGTATCCTTCAGGGTTACTATTTGTACGCTGCTTATTTCTGTCTGGCTTACTCTCTTTTATAGTTCCACTGATGCTGTATGAATGTTCTggcatctttttaaaaacttgttaGACACAAAATACTGTCTAactgaaatcagtattttttaatatacttttggTGCAGAGCTATAATTAATCCTACATCTTGTCATGACTCATGACAAAAGTATAGGAAAAGCTCTTTAACTCTTAAGTTGTTCTTGACTGACTCCTTTGCCTCTGTTTATTCTTAGAGATAGTACCTGTAGGCAGGCCTGCAAATTCTGGGTCTTTtgaatactttaaatatttctgggCCAAGACTTTTTAAGTATGTgactataaaataaatttgcagtAGGTGCTGCTTCAGAAGTCTTAATGTGGTTTGGAATTTGAGTATTCTCtaaaaaatatcacagaagtGGCACAAATGTCTTCTGTAATCTCATCTTGGAATCTTAAGAGGACTTCCTTAAACTTCTGTGAGGGTTGCTAGAGCTGCCTGGGTTCTTGGTACACAGCCACTAATAGAGTGATTTGCTCTTTGGAGGCCTTCTCCATCCAGTAAATTGCAGGTTGTTTCTATGTTCAGTCACTTCCAGTTCAGCATGAGATAAACAGACATAGTAAGGACTTTCTTCCATATGTATCTGTTTATTTGCTGGAGACTGGAGACTGCTTCTGGTGCCCTGACATATTGATTGTGTCTGTGGCTTTCCATTATGGGCAGTACAGTGCCTTTATCTCAGATACTTAGAGCCTCTTGCACATAGAGCAGTTTGAAGTTTAAACTGATCCTTGTGTTGGCTACAGTTATCCTACTGCTTTCTTGCTTTAATGGTGTAATCTTGGTGTCTGATGGATTGCTCCTTTCATagcaaagtgtgtgtgttttcacaGCACATAGTCAGGAAAAAAGATACGTTTTGTGCTGCAGGATATACTTATCTCCTTTTCCCTGGCACATATCTTACATTGTGCTAGATAACAAAATACTAAGTGGTGGCTAGAGATATGGATGTAGTGGtctctgtgtgcttttttcttcttaactgAGAGAACTAATGGTGGCACAGTTTAGATGCAGTTTTACCTTAGTGTGGATAAAATGAAAGGACCTTTTATTTCACAGTATTGCGATGCTAGTTCGGGCTTGTTTTGTAACTGTAAATCAAAGCCCACCGTGTGAATCAAAGGTGCAATAGAGTTCTGTAATCCTTCCCATAAAGCCTTTTCAGGGCTTAGTTCTTCAAAGCTcactttatattttgtttttgggCTCTGTCACTTCCTAGTGATACTGTTAGCCTTCAAATATCTGTGCTTGTGTGAAAGTAGCCCATGAAAATTTTGTGCTTAAACTAGAGCTATAGTAATGCCAACACAGTGAAAATTACAGTTTGTCCGCATTGCTCTGATGAGACCCTTCTTGAATCTCAAGTTCTAAAGTTTCTGGTTTCTTAGGTTTGTCTGAATTGAAAATTCGAagttcttccccccccccccagccccgacTTGCTGTGCTGGCTTACTTGTTCAATGATGCTAACAAACTCTTTCCCTCCACCCTCAAACTTTAGAGGGGATTTTCGCAACTCAGTATGCAGGCTGACCCTGCCTAGGAGCAAGTACTAATTTAGGTCAGCAGCATGTAACTTCCATCTTCTGGCTTAAGGCAGTTTTATTGTAGATGTCTGCAGTAGGATCCTGGGGATATTTGTGCTAttcttttactgtatttctaaGATTTTATGTTGTGTGGTATTGAAGGTGATATAGTGCTCTCACTGTGATGGAAGCCCAGGCTCTCCCAGTCTCTCAGGTTTGTTTCCCTGAAACTGGGTTGTGATACTGTGGTTAATGTAAGATTCCCAGTTTAGAGAGAGTTAGGAAACCTAGGTGTTACTGTATTGTCATTGTGCAGCAGGTCTGAACAGAGAAAGCAGTGCGCTTGCCCTCTGTATGGTTTCTTCCTTGCTTAAGGAATGTGGATTTTGTATCCTCATGCTGGAGAGGAAGGACTTGACTCTGCTTTATGACACTGGACTTGAGGGGGGCCAGTCTTGCTCCCTGCAGCTAGAAGGGTGAGGCTGGGATGTTCTGGCATGCTCTGGGCAGGGGTTATACAGACCAGCCCACAAGTCATGGGGAAGCCTCCCTTTTAGACATACTGAAGTCTCAAACCCTAAGATAGAAGAAGCAGAGGTACAAGATAAGtgcaagacagaaaagagaatgcTCTTGTAGTATCAAGTGTTAACTATCATGACAGTGAATGctatactttttgttttaaaattggcTGACTAGGGTAAGTAAGTTGAAAGGATCACCAGTTGAAAGCTATATATAGCTTGTGGGCACTGAAGGCTCATCCTCCCTGTTGTGTCGTGGCACCTGTTTTGCTTGCATAGGCTTTAGATGCGAGTGACCTGAAGTTTGGTTCAGTGAAGCTCTGGAATTGTCCTTCAGGAAAGCTAGATGACAAGGTGCTTGGGCACTGTGGGAGCTCTTGAGAAGAACCATTCCTACTCTGGGTCTTGGCTTGGGAATCTGACAACCTAGTTACTCCAGCTGGAAACTGTCTAGCTACTCATTCAGGTCTGTGTTGAAAGTAATGTACTGTCCTTAGTGGGACAGGGGGCTTCCCTTTTTCTCAGTAGTTTTTCTAAGACCAGACTGCGCTTGATACTACTTTTTGGccatcttctctctcctcctctgctcctgcttcaGTCACTGTTCTGGAACAACTTTCATTTTCTCAAGTGTGCTTGTTGACCTCTATTTGATGGTTTGTACTCAGTTTTCAGCCTGCTGCTTGCCTAGTCACtcttccacaggaaaaaaaaaagtgtctgctTTAGTGGCTCATAGAGGAGGATCCTGAGCCCAGGACTAGGGCAGAAAGAGCTGGTGAGTTCTCTAAGCATCTGATTCTGCAGTGCTGATATTGCCTGCCCTTGTCACCATGTAGGGAAGGAAGGGTAGTCTTAAACTGattgtgtgcagctggcagaagTTGTTACTAAACTCTCCAGTGTTGGCTTTCAAGCTGATCTAAAAGGACCAAGTCTCAGACCTGCCTCTGGATTAGTCAGAGTAAGACTTGAAAGCAACGCTGCAGACTTCCATCAAATTGAATGATTTTAGTGCACAGACTTTGCTTGATCAGTAAGCTACACTATCCTTGTTTGCTTTACAGTGAGATGGCATGCTGCTCTTATGTGGTGTTAGGCTAGTAATAAACAACTAGCATACAAAGCTTAGTTTTAGGCTGTCTTAGAGCTTTCTGTACAGCAGTGGAAAGCCTCAACATCTGTGCTCTGTTTCTTGCATGTACTGGAATGTCAAAGCAAGGCCTTTATTTCTTACAACTCAACATTGtagtttctgcttttaaagaaaactgtccCAAAAACATGATTTCATGAAGGGAAAGGggttaaaaatctgttttctggcCACCAGTCTGTTTTCTGGCACATGTTTGCCAGTGAAACGAGGGAATACCTTAAATTAGACATGTGCTGGAAAACTTTCTGACAATACCAAGCAATGATGAGCTTTATATTTGAACCCCTGAGTTCTAATTTAGGCATGGCATATgaggtggagggggggggaccACTGTCCTTCTTCATGAAAGAAGGcatcttccctccccccccccattattGCTTTGTGGCAGTTCTTAAAGCTGTTCCTATAAGGTACTTTCCCTTTACAGGGAGGTATTTGTAGGAAGGTACTTCAAACATTCTGTCCCTAGAGTATTAGAATATAAAGCATCCCAGATGCTTTATACTGTTTCCTGGCTGGGTGACTCTGAGGTGACAGCATAGTGAACAGCACCTTGATGTTTTGGAGTGTGTATCGTTCTTCAAGTACTGATCTGAATCATTAGCGGTGCTAAGTGCTTGGACCCATATTTCTACAGCCTGCTTGACAGATTCTTTATCCTCAGATTGTCAGAGCCTGAGGAGAAGGATTAAAATAACTTACAGTGAAGGTTGTTAACAACATTTGGACTGGAACTTAACTGTACAGTCCTCCTCTGGCCtttctctgaggaaaaactAGTTAGTGTGGAATAAAtgttgagtttttctttttctttttttcttttttattttttttaaagttatctgATTTGGGTGTTGCTGGTGTTGCTACTCTGCTATGATATTGTCTGATTGCCTGAGTTgatgaaactttaaaaaatgtaagtaagaATAATAGCATATTCCAGTTTGCAGCACTTACTAAATCATGGCCTGTTACATAGGTGCTGTTAAACAAGCACTTGCTTGTTCTACAAAGCACTGGAATTAAACTTTCCAGAAGAGAACTTTGGGGTGGATTTATTTCCTTACATGCGTCTTTTGAGTAGGGCAGTAGTTGCACCAATTAAAAAGTTGCAGAAGAAACTCTTCCAGCAGTGCTACCTAGAACAACAGAGTTGACTGATTACTCCAGGATCGAGCAATCTGAATTTTGTATCCAGAATGATGTATGAGCATAATTGTACCGGTCTGTACTTACAGAGGGACACTACTTGTTTATCCATCGTGTaaatttattccaaataaaatgttacttaTCTCTCTTTCAACTCCAGGAACTTTCAAACTTACAATAGAATTCACAGAAGAATATCCAAATAAGCCACCTACTGTTAGATTTGTCTCTAAAATGTTTCATCCAAATGGTAAGTACTTgcataatgcttttttttaatatatatatatatatacaaatatatattatatgtgtgtgtgtgtatatgtatctTTCCATAGCTTTGTAGAAAAAGattattgttttaaaagctttcactGACTAATAAGCTAGTAAAATTCCAGTGTGGTTCTGTATAGGTTCTGTGAGGATAGATATGTGATCAGTGTTTAGACTTTAAATGAAAGGGGAAGTCAAAGAGGCTTCTTAGCTTACAGGTGTTACAGCAGAGTATTGATCatattctttcctctctcagctGTCTGTTAAACCTGACAGAAGAATACTTTGCACTTGTTTCAATAGCAGATGTGGGTTTTTTGTACATacttaaacatatatatttcatatagaTATCATAACACTTCTGAATGTAgtgatcttttaaaaacaaacaaaaatgactgCCTCTAAGAACTTTATAGATGGTATACTTTGAAATGCAGTACTGGTTTCCAGCTGCAGGTGGTGATAATAAGATCACTTCATTAATCACCTCCCTTGGTAATTAAAGGTTGGAAATGTACTCCTTGTCACCAAACATATCAGCTTTGTGAAGAAATTCCTGAAACTTTCCAATGTAGCAAGTAAGCACTTACGGGTTAAGCTGAGTAGAGGGAAGAAAGGGCAAGTTCTTCTAGAGCTTGTCCTTAAAAGAAAGTTGACTggacattattatttttttttttttagatactTTATGGGGAAGCCTTCTATGTAAACagctttttgctatttttctgtttgttttctgtgtagGTACCATAATAACTTAGGTTTTTGCCTTAAATCTATTCATACTGGTTTCATCCTTTCCATGGCTGTAGTTAGTCTCACAGAGAAGCCTGACCTTTAAATTCAGCTCCTGACTATTTTTCAATATATCTTAGGCAGCTACCAGTGACAGGCCTCATTTGTTCCTACCTACAGTGTTGGCTTTCAGTCAGTCAAACTGACTTTTTTCGGTGTTTGTCAGTAAACAGGTTTTCAAGAGCAGGTAACGGTAGGAAGAACTGAGTAGTTCTGCAACTTCTGTTTTAAGCCATTCTTCTTGAACCTTTTCTAGTCTATGCAGATGGTAGTATATGTCTGGATATTCTTCAGAATCGTTGGAGTCCTACTTATGATGTCTCCTCCATCTTAACATCCATACAGGTAAAGAGATAACTCTGCATGAAAAGGCAGAATTAGATTAGGATGTTTTGACAAACAGCTCATAAgaagtagggtttttttcttctgataacAAAGATCAAAGTGTAGCTGCTATGCTGGCTGAAGTATGAATACTTACCAGATGTAAATTGACTGGACTTATTAACAGTAGGTGGTCATTGAAGGCTCACATCTAATGATTGCACTGCTTCGATCTTGCCATTTGGCTGTCAATTAAAACATGTTCACTAGACTGTTAAGAGtaagatgaagagaaaaagcttCTGGTAACTTAAAACCAGAATAATACAACCGTTAGTTTAAACGTTAGTCTTAAGGATTTATCATATATATTAGATGAACTGGTATACTCTTATCAGTATGGATACTTTAAAGAATGTTGGACTTAAACATGCTGCAAATACTTTTTAAGTGCCTAAgaatctccttctctctttgcaCAGTCTCTATTGGATGAGCCAAATCCTAACAGTCCAGCAAACAGCCAGGCAGCTCAACTATACCAAGAGAATAAGCGGGAATACGAAAAACGGGTTTCTGCAATAGTAGAACAGAGTTGGCGTGATTGTTGACCCAGGATGATGCAAATGAACACTCTGGTGATGAGGAAAATCATATATGAAGTGTCTGagtcatcttcctcctcctagCATCACTGCATTTACTTTGAAAGCAGAATAGCTGTTGTGCTGTTGCCACCCTCCCTTGCTGAAGCTTCTTTTCCTTGGACATCAGAAAGCACCCACTTTGAAGTCAAATGTACTGTACTTGGGTTACTTGCAAAAGAATTACTGATGCTGAATTCATTTCTGTGGTCCCTCTCCAGTCTTAGGGCAGTATTGTGCATTTCTGTAGTGTACACTAAGCTTTTAAGTGTAATTGTGTTATACACAGTGATGCTTATGTGTAGCTTGACAAAAGGGATGTTtatatacatactttttttaactgatattACTAAAGTGCTGATCTGTCCAGGCTGGTCATTTACCTCTACTATTGGTTTAGACCCCACTGCATTTGTAAGTAGTGAGTAAAGAAACACCTTCTTGTTTCCCATCTATACTGGTTTATCAACTCCTTACCCATGGAAACTTCTTAAACTCCAAAATTGATTCCAGTTCAACTGAGCAGTAAGACCATGGGATGCTAGTCACTTCTGCACTTAGCGTGCAAGATTTATGTATAGCTATACATAAATCACTACAGTTATGGTACTTTGATCTTTGCTTAGGGTGagaaacaacccccccccccttttttttttttaattttaattagcaTGTTAAAGCACATGCCCATAGAGATTGCTTCAGGAAGTTTCTATAGTCCTGTCACTGAGGCATTACAGGTCAAAACCAGGTAGAACTGTGGTACTCTGAGTAAAAGACCTTCCAAATTAAGGAAGAAGTAAAACCTAAAGTGTTCCAAAGATGGAATAACTTTTGGtgtctttctccctccctccccttaTCTTTATCTGCAAAAGATAAGTTTGTTGGGATCCAACTTTGCTTCTTGGAAGTCTGAATAAAAAAGTATGGGGTAGGCACTAGAGTCTCTGCAGTTCCTGCTCTTTGTAGATTACTCTGTGGTTTGTGTGAGCTACTGCTGCATGCTTCAGttattttccttcaattttatgaaagtattttttcagccctgaaaaaaaacatttgtaagTCCAGACTCACTTTTTTTGTAAGGCTAAGTTTGTACATTTGGATACAGTACCTTAAGCAGCAACAGCGTGGGATGAGACCTACAATTGTATTGTCCACTGTTCCAGTGTCTTGTGTGCACATTGGTCTGTTAGTTGAGAAGTATAACTTTGCACAAGTAACCCATGTAAGAAActgtacatttttcaaaacttgtAAATAAAGTGTAACCTTAAATGCTTATTGTATAAATAGGCAAGAGATGTATAACTGTGGTTATTTTAACTTGGATGGTAGACAGCTTAAAAAGATATCTTCAGGCATTAAGTGCCCTGTAACTGTTTAAGGCAGGATTGGGAAATCCTTCCTTCCAGGTGGGTGGTAGTGTAGCTGGGGCAAGCTAtagtctgtgtgtgtgtctgtgtgtgtgtctgtgtgtgtgtctgtgtgtgtgtctgtgtgtgtgtctgtgtgtgtgtctgtgtgtgtgtctgtgtgtgtgtctgtgtgtgttaaATCATTCCAAAGCCTGAAGGTGGCTTGGGggatggggaggaaggaaggaaaggccAGGACAACTAACTActagagaaatggaaaaaacgAACATGGCTTTAGCAAGGAAAACACTTGGAGGAAGCTCAGGACAGTGATGCGGTGGCACTGGTATGGCTTGGATACATAGCAGATACAGGTATCATTTCTACTTTCCTCCTGTCCTATGCTTTAAGATGACTGGTGCTTAACAGGAGCTGGTACCGCCCCCTAACTCTACTACATGGGTAGAAGCCACCACAGCCTTTAAAGTGCGACCTGTTCCTTTACTGCTGAAGGCCTGCGAACAGGCTCTGGGAGACTTGCGGCCAGCACAGGTTTTTACCCTTGAAGACTTGCCTAAGTTATACTTGCTCCTTTTCCTCAAGGACAGAGCGTTTCAATTGGTGGCTCATAACAGCCGCTTATGTCACCCACAAAAAAGCTGACTACAGGAGCTTGGTGCCTGTGGCTAGGCTTAGCCTCAGGACAGGACAGAGCACTCCTAGTTCAAGCGATTACCTTTCTCGTTCCTTATGGAGGCCCTGGGCAAGGGTCCACCCGTGCAGCTAGTCCTCTGCTTCCAGCCCACCTCGAGCGCTCAGGTGCACGCACAGGTTACAGTCCAGCACTGGGCCTTCCGGCAGCAACCTCCGCCCAAGGTCTGCATTGCTACAGAGGACTGAAAGGCAACAAAACACTACGGCTCTTACCCATTTCCCCTGTGCCATGTTACTATTCCTGCACGTTATTACAAACGAGCCTTTCTCAATGAACTGATCCTAGCAGCACAGGAAGGACTTAGCATCGATCCCTCCATTTTTACGTATCTGCtaacagctacaaaaaaaataaataaataaataaataaataaatggagtGGGATGTAAACCAGCCAAAaacaagagcagcagagagatgcAAAAATCCTGTCCTTACACCTTCATCCACTGACTTAATTTCAAGCCATATAGTGCT from Rhea pennata isolate bPtePen1 chromosome 11, bPtePen1.pri, whole genome shotgun sequence carries:
- the UBE2A gene encoding ubiquitin-conjugating enzyme E2 A isoform X2, with product MSTPARRRLMRDFKRPEGTPFEDGTFKLTIEFTEEYPNKPPTVRFVSKMFHPNVYADGSICLDILQNRWSPTYDVSSILTSIQSLLDEPNPNSPANSQAAQLYQENKREYEKRVSAIVEQSWRDC
- the UBE2A gene encoding ubiquitin-conjugating enzyme E2 A isoform X1, whose translation is MSTPARRRLMRDFKRLQEDPPAGVSGAPSENNIMVWNAVIFGPEGTPFEDGTFKLTIEFTEEYPNKPPTVRFVSKMFHPNVYADGSICLDILQNRWSPTYDVSSILTSIQSLLDEPNPNSPANSQAAQLYQENKREYEKRVSAIVEQSWRDC